A window of Clostridium novyi genomic DNA:
GCTCCTTTTATTATTCTTTCAATAGATTTTTCTATTTTCTCTTCTTCATCTGCATTTAAGTTTATAAAGTAAGAACCATGTGCAGATAAATAGAAGTTGTTTTTTAATTTTGCATCTAATACTTCATTTTTATTTTTATCTGTAATGTTTACAGATCTTACAAAAGGAAGTTCCATTGCATCAAGACCTATTTCTTTTAAATATTCAATTCCAGTTTTGTATGTGAACTTTTTATCGCTATTTCTATTGGGTAATCCTGATATTCCAAATAATAAAGTATCCATTATAGCACCTCCAATAAGATTATACCACAAAATATATAATGATTATGCTATAATAATTTAGAAGAAGGTGATAAATTGATTAGCCAATGGAGATTAAAAGTTACAAAATGTGATACTAAATTATTAGCTAAAAAATGTAACATAAGTGACATTACAGCAAAAGTATTGGCAAATAGAAATATTCAAAGTGAAGAAGAAGCTAAAAAATTTTTAAGAGCATCACTTGAAGATTTATATAGTCCATTTTTAATGAAAGATATGCAACAAGGAATAGATATAATATTAGATGCTATTGATGAAGGAAAAAAAATAGTTGTTTATGGTGATTATGATGCTGATGGAGTTACAAGTACAGCTATTTTATATAAGGGACTTTTAGAGTTACATGCAAATGTTGAATATTATATACCTGATAGAGAAGCAGAAGGATATGGTATGTGCAGTAATAGAATAAAAATTTTAAAAGAACAGGGTACTGATATTATACTAACTTGTGATAATGGTATAAGTGCTGTAGAGGAAGTAAAACTTGCTAAGGACTTGGGAATGAAGGTTATAATTACAGATCATCACGAACTTCCATTTAAAGATGAACATGGTAAAAGAGAGTATATACTCCCTAATGCAGATGCAATTATAAATCCTAAAAGAAATGATTGTGAATATCCTTTTAAAATGTTATGTGGTGCAGGTATTGCTTTTAAATTTATACAAGCTTTATATACAAATGTAGGAATAGAGGATAAGGAAGCTTATAAATTTATTGAACTTGCTGGAATAGGTACTATATGTGATGTAGTAGATTTAGTTGAAGAAAACAGAATTATAGCAAAAAACTCTTTAAAGATGATAAGTAATACTACAAATTTGGGGTTAAAATCGCTTATTGATGTTCTTGGTATAAATAATAAAGAAGTAAAATCTTATAATATAGGATTTATGATAGGTCCTTGCATTAATGCTACAGGAAGATTAGATACAGCAGCATTATCAGTGGAACTATTAATTACAAATGATGAAGAAAGAGCTAAGGAGCTTGCAAATATATTAAATAATTTAAACAAAACAAGACAAGAAATGACAATGAGAAATGTAGAAGAAATAATTGATGTTGTTGAAAATTCTAGTTTTAAAGAAGATAAGGTTTTAGTAATATATAAAGAGGATATACATGAGAGCATAGCAGGAATAGTAGCGGGTAAAATAAGAGAAAAGTTTAATGTACCTACTATAATATTAACTAAAGGAAAGGAAATGCCTAAGGGTTCAGGTCGTTCAATAGAAGAATACAATTTATTTGAAGAATTATTAAAATGTAAAGATTTATTAGATAAATTTGGTGGACATCCAATGGCAGCAGGATTATCTATAAAGGAAGAAAATATAAATGAGTTAAGACAAAGGTTAAATGAAAATTGTAAACTTACAGATAATGATATAATACCTAAAATAAAAATAGATAAAAGAATTCCTTTAAACATAGTTAATGATGAATTAATATCTGAAATAGAGGTTCTAGAACCATTTGGAAAAGGGAATTCATCTCCATTGTTTGCAGAGAAAAATGTAAAAGTTTCTCAAGTGAGAGTACTTGGTAAAAATCAAAATACACTTAAATTAACATGCATTATAAATGATAAAGAAAAAATAGAAGCTATATCATTTAATAAGGTAAATGAATTTAAAGAAATGATAAAATCTAAAATTGCATTTGAAAAAATTCTGGTAAATTGTTCTGATTTAAAACTAGATTTAATATTTTATCCAATAATAAATGAATTTAACGGAAATAAGACAGTACAACTTAGAATAAAAGATTTTAGACTTTCACAATAATATTATAAATATTATTTAATTATTATTAATATAATTTGCAAAAAGTAAGTCTTCTCAAAAGAAAGACTTACTTTTTTATTTAAAACATTTATAAAAAATAGATGAATTATAAAGTGAAAATTTTTATTATTTATAGAAATTTATAAAATATACAATAAAAGAAGGGAAAATAATAACTTTTGTAGAATATATTTGTATATGTTAATTTTTTATTAAATGCGGAGGAATATATAAATGTATCAACTTTATGATGACATACCTTTTGGAGTAATTATTTTTCAAGGGAAACATTTACATATTCAGTATATAAATTATAATTTTGTTAATATGTTTGATGTTGATTCTGAATTTATTGGAAGAGATATAGATGATTTGAAAATTTTTAGACAAATAAAAGGTACTATAGAAAACTGTATAAACTTTGGGATAAATAAAAAATTAAAACAAGTTGAAATTTTAATAAATAGATATTTTGATATTATGATTAATATTAAAAATGATATTATTACGATTTTTGTTTATGAAGTATCTCAATACGTAAATATGCAAAATGAATTAAAACATAGTAATGAAAACTTCCTTTGTATGTGTTCAGAATTAAAAACAAAATGTGATATATTACAAACTCTTAGAAATAGAGAGAATGATTGTTTTATACATCTAAAAAATGTATTAAATAATATATCAGAAGGTATTATAGTTTATGATGAATTTGGAAAATTTTACTTCTGCAACAAAGCATCTATGTGTTTAATCGGAGATGATGTTAAAAAATTTGATGTTAGGGGTTTTTTTAATAAGTTAGGTTGCTATGATTTTGAATATAGGGGAAAGAATTTATTGCAATTATATTATGATTTTAAATATAAAAATAGACCTATAAGAGAATTTATAATCAAACTTAAGGATAATAACAATAATAATAGATATATTGAATTAAATTCCAGTTCTATAATTAATGAAAATTGTGTTGTTAATACAATAATAACTTTAAAAGACATTACAAGTATTAAGAGTAAAGGAATAAAACTTCAGGAACAAAGAGAATTTATAAATGATGTAGTAAATACAATAGATGTGCCAATAGCTGTAATAGAATACGATAATTTAAATTATAAACTAGCAAATAGTAAGTATAAAGATATGATGTTTTTAAATAATAATTTTAATAATAGTGTTACAGAACCTTTTATATTAGATGTTATTCATAATATTTTTAACAAAGGTATACATAAAAAAGAACACGTATTAGCTCCATATGTTATTAAAGATAAGAATGGAAATGAGAGATATTA
This region includes:
- a CDS encoding sensor histidine kinase — its product is MYQLYDDIPFGVIIFQGKHLHIQYINYNFVNMFDVDSEFIGRDIDDLKIFRQIKGTIENCINFGINKKLKQVEILINRYFDIMINIKNDIITIFVYEVSQYVNMQNELKHSNENFLCMCSELKTKCDILQTLRNRENDCFIHLKNVLNNISEGIIVYDEFGKFYFCNKASMCLIGDDVKKFDVRGFFNKLGCYDFEYRGKNLLQLYYDFKYKNRPIREFIIKLKDNNNNNRYIELNSSSIINENCVVNTIITLKDITSIKSKGIKLQEQREFINDVVNTIDVPIAVIEYDNLNYKLANSKYKDMMFLNNNFNNSVTEPFILDVIHNIFNKGIHKKEHVLAPYVIKDKNGNERYYKIKFTGKVNEKSINKLNKIFIHATDITEEIVHNKELQNISKMKDEFFNMISHELRTPLTIINSSVQLARDIYKEEITRNIERVLLRVDQNCRRLLKLINNILDISKAEAGFLQLQYSDFDIVVVTENIVSSVSIYAKSRGIQLIFDTNKEEKLVALDKDKYEKIILNLLSNAIKFTPKGRKIYVTTLIENNKVQIKVKDQGIGIEKEDLKTIFNRFIQIRNNTTNCVQGTGLGLALVKNLVELMEGNIKVNSKINEGTEFTITFDNLKNNNNNLIKGSFDLNSDIKNKLVLEFSDIK
- the recJ gene encoding single-stranded-DNA-specific exonuclease RecJ; translation: MISQWRLKVTKCDTKLLAKKCNISDITAKVLANRNIQSEEEAKKFLRASLEDLYSPFLMKDMQQGIDIILDAIDEGKKIVVYGDYDADGVTSTAILYKGLLELHANVEYYIPDREAEGYGMCSNRIKILKEQGTDIILTCDNGISAVEEVKLAKDLGMKVIITDHHELPFKDEHGKREYILPNADAIINPKRNDCEYPFKMLCGAGIAFKFIQALYTNVGIEDKEAYKFIELAGIGTICDVVDLVEENRIIAKNSLKMISNTTNLGLKSLIDVLGINNKEVKSYNIGFMIGPCINATGRLDTAALSVELLITNDEERAKELANILNNLNKTRQEMTMRNVEEIIDVVENSSFKEDKVLVIYKEDIHESIAGIVAGKIREKFNVPTIILTKGKEMPKGSGRSIEEYNLFEELLKCKDLLDKFGGHPMAAGLSIKEENINELRQRLNENCKLTDNDIIPKIKIDKRIPLNIVNDELISEIEVLEPFGKGNSSPLFAEKNVKVSQVRVLGKNQNTLKLTCIINDKEKIEAISFNKVNEFKEMIKSKIAFEKILVNCSDLKLDLIFYPIINEFNGNKTVQLRIKDFRLSQ